The genomic window CGAGGAAGGCCGTGACGGTGCGGTGGCGGGTGAGTTCGGCCACCGCGTCGGGGACGTTCGTCCCCTCGACGGCGATGGCGTTTTTGATGCCGTATTTCAGCAGCGTGAGCACGTCGGAGCGGCCCTCGACGACGATGATGGCGTCGCTGTCGGTGACGCGGGGACCTGCGGGCAGCCCTTCGTATTCGGTGATGTCCTCGACGCGGACCTGCTGGCGGACCTCCGCGAGGATCTCGTCGGAGGACATGATCGTGTCGTCGAACCCCGTCCGGAGGAGTTCCTTCGCGCGGTCGACGACTTCCTTGCGTTTGGCCGCTCGGACGTCCTCGATCTCGTCGACCTCGAGGTCGGCCCGACAGGGACCGACCCGGGTGATCGTCTCGAGGGAGGCGGCGAGGGTCGCCGTTTCGACTTTATCGAGGCTGGTCGCGATCGTTACGCGGCCGTGTGACTGGCCGCCGGTACTTGCGATTTCGACGTCTATGCGGCCGACTTTGCCGGACTGGCGGAGGTCGCGGAGATCGAGGTCGTCGCCGAGCAGGCCTTCGGTCTGACCGAAGATCGCACCGACGACATCGCTCCGCTCGACGATCCCGTCAGCCGTGACGGAGGCGTGAATGAGGTATTTCGACGTGTCTTCCATTGGAGATCTGTCCCCGGGAGGGGCGGTGACGCGGAGAGCGTACAGAGACCGATTTATATAGAATTTCGTTCGTGAGGGGCAAATAGCTGTTGACCTCCGCAGGAGTTGGTCAGCCGCGGCGTCCGCTGCCAGCAAACCTCGAGAGGCCGGGGCGCCGCGACGAGCGAGTGCCCGCTCTCGTGACAACAGAAAAGCGCCATACACACCCCGGCCGATTCGGTCGGCCACTGCGAATCGAACCGCCGCTCGAGGTCAGTACGACGGCCGGTACCAGTACCAGTATGCCGTGATCGCGAGCAGGACGACTAACCCGCCGAGGAAGAAGAGCAACCCCGGCGGGACGGAGCCGAATACCGTCTCGATCGCCTCCGCGCCGCCGTCGGTCGCGTTCTGGAGCGTCTCGTTGTCGGCGTCGAATCCGGAATCTGCGCCCCCGCCTCCGGCGTCGCCGTTGCTGGCGCTTTCGGACCCGTTCTGATCGGACGTACCGATGTCCGCGGCACTGAGATCGTCGCCTTCGTCCGCCGCTCCGGCACCAGCATCGCCCCCATCCGTCGTCTCGGTACCAGCGTCGCCCGCCGTCTCGTCGGTCGTCCTCCCACCGCTCGAGTCGTCGGTCGTCCCGGCCGGCTGTGTCCCCCCGTCCGCCGTCGACCCCGTTCCGGACGGAGCGAGCCACTGGGTCATCGCGTACTGAACCAGTAGACTGCCGCCCGCCAGCGCGCCGACGCCGCCGATAAACCGGGACAGCGCCTCCTTCAACTGCGTCGCCCGCGACTCGTCGCTCGTCACGATCAGCGGCCCGTCGGTCGTCGCGTAGACGCTCATCTCGTTGCCACGCGAGGAGTACCACGTGTCGACGACCTCGACGAGCCCCGCGTCCTCGAGGTTCTCGAGGTGGTAGCGAACGTTCTGGATCGAGGAGTCGACCGCGTCGGCGATGTCGCTGGGGGTACCGGGTTCGTCGTCGAGTTGGGAGTAGATCTGCCGGGCCGTCGTCGAGGAGAGCGCGCCGAACACCGCGTCGGCGTCCTCGCCCTCGAGGTCGACGACGCGCGGTTGGCCCTCTTCGGCGGCCGTATCGGAGCGAAAGGGGAAGAGACGGGCCATACGAGGTTCGCTTCCTATTCGATGACAAACACATATACTCTTTTTCCTCGGTGAAAGAGCGATTTCAGCTACCGAAAACCGCACCACGAAGCCGGGGGCAGTAGTTCGATGAATATATCTCTTCGATAGCGTTGTTCGAACAGTAAAGGTTACCCATGTCGGGACAAACCGTCGCACATGCGACGGACCGAACTGGGGGGCTGGATCGCCGTCGGAATCGTCCTCGCCGCGCTTGCGATTCCGTGGTTCCTGTGGGGATCGGCGACCGTCGTCGCCGGCTTGCCGATCTGGCTCTGGTGGCACATTGGCTGGATGGTGCTCGCGTCGGCCGTCTTCTGGGTATTCACCCAGCGCGCATGGGGAATCGGCATCGAAACCGGTGGACGCGATACCGACTCGCTCGAGGGGAACAGGACCCGAACTGAACGCGCTCGAGACGGCCGGCCCGGAGGTGACTCGCCGTGAACGCGGTCACGCTCCAGCTCTCGATTATCGTGGGCTACCTGCTGATCGCCCTCGCTGTCGGGCTGGTCGCCTACCGGCTGACCGACCGCATTGCCGAGGACTTCTACCTCGCGAGCCGGACGCTCGGGACGGTCGTCCTGCTGTTTACTACCTTCGCGACACTCCTGTCGGCGTTTACCTTCTTCGCCGGGCCGAACATCGCCTACGCGCAGGGTCCCGAGTGGGTGCTCGTCATGGGCCTGATGGACGGGATCATCTTCGCGATTCTCTGGTACGTCGTCGGCTACAAGCAGTGGCTGCTCGGCCGGCAGTTCGGCTACGTCACCCTCGGCGAAATGCTGGGCGACCGCTTCGGCTCCGGGTGGCTCCGCGGCCTCGTCGCCGGTGTCAGCCTGCTGTGGCTCTTCCCCTACGTCATGCTCCAGCAGGTCGGGGCCGGCACCGCGCTCGAGGCCCTGACCGACGGCGCTGTTCCGTACGCCGCCGGCGCGGGACTGATCACCGCGTTCATGATCCTCTACGTCGTCGTCGCCGGGATGCGCGGGATCGCGTGGACCGACACGCTGCAGGGGGCGTTCATGCTCGTCACGACGTGGGTCGCCGTGCTGTGGGTGCTCGCGGCCGTCGGCGGTCCCGGCGCTGCGACGGACGCGCTCGCGTCGAACCCCGAAACCGGTGGCTTCCTCTCGCTGGGGAGCGACTACTACACGGTCCCGTGGATGCTCTCGACGGCGATCACGATCGGCTTCGGCGTCGCGATGTTCCCGCAGGTCAACCAGCGGTTCTTCGCCGCCGGATCGGAAGCCGTGTTCAAGCGCTCGTTCGCCCTCTGGCCGATCCTCTGTGTCCTGCTGTTCGTCCCCTCGTTCATGCTCGGCGCGTGGGCCGCCGGCCTCAAGGTCGCGGTTCCCGAGGGTGCGAACGTCCTGCCGCTGGTCCTCGCGGAGTACACGCCGACCTGGTTCGCCGCGCTCGTCATCGCCGGCGCGATGGCCGCGATGATGTCCTCCTCGGACTCGATGCTGCTCTCGGGGTCGTCGTACTTCACGCGGGACCTCTTCCGGCCGATCGCCGCGTTCTTCGGCGTCCGACTCTCCGAACGCCAGGAGGATCTGATCGCCCGCGGCGGCGTCGTGGTCTTCGCGAGCGCGGCGTTTCTCGCCAGCTTGGGGCGGCCCGCGACGCTGTTCGAACTCGGCGACGCGGCCTTTAGCGGTTTCGCCCAACTCGCGTTGCCGGTCCTGCTCGCGCTCTACTGGCGCAGGATTACGCGAGCCGGCATCACCGCCGGCGTGGTGGCGAGTCAGGCCTTCTACGTCTCGAGTCTCTTCCTCAGCGTCGTTCCCGGTTCCTACGGGGGCTGGTCGGCCGGCATCGTCGGGATGGGGCTCGGTCTCGTCGTCACCGTCGTCGCCTCCCTGCTGACCTCGCCGGCGGCCGCCGAACGGCGTGCGATCTACTTCGATCGACTTGGCGCGGACTGAGACGGATCGCTGTAGCGATTTCCCGGCACAATCCCGACCGCTCTGGGGTTGTGCCGGCAACGACTTCTCGCAGCCCGGATGACGCTGTCGCAACCGCCACGCCGAAAGGCCCCGGCCGCATACGCACCGTCGATGGCCATCGATCTGCCGCCCGCGGTCGCCGACACGTGGGACCGCCTCGGCACCCGAACCGATCAGACCAGCATCTCGCTCGCGACGGTGACCGCCGAAACGACGATCTTCGAACACCGATCGACCGCCGACGCGCTCGAGTCGCTCCGGAGCGGCGGCGACATCCCGGCGCGGTCGCTGTTCACCGTCGATCTCAGCGTGTCGCCGTCGCTGTCTACCATCGGCCTCGACGCCGCCGACGCGCTCGAGACGGCCGCGCCGAAGGTCCGCGACCAGTTCATCGAGACGCTCGAGGACGACGACATCGCTGTCGGCGGTGAACGCGCGAGCGAGTACATCGATCGGCCGGACGGGGCGGTCGGACACCTTACTGTCCTCGAGGCTGCGTATCCGATCGACGCCGAGAACACGGCCGACGGTGACAGCGGCGACGGCGCACGCGCCGGGAGCGAGACGATCGACGCCGAAGCGCACGTCGCCGTCTGGCCCGCCGCCGACGCGTACGTGATGGCCGGCGGGGTGCTCCCGCTCGAGGCACCCGACGGCGCGGACCTGCTCGGGGCCGCCCTCGACGTCGATCCGGCCCGCGACCGAGAGGCGATCGTCGACCTGTTCCGGGGGCTCGACCTCGAGGCCGCGGACGACAGTGCGACCGAGGAGTGACGGGGTCGGATTCGAACCGGACATCAGAATGTCGAAATAATTAATGGAGCGGCCGTGTACCACCACGTATG from Natrinema versiforme includes these protein-coding regions:
- a CDS encoding DUF3311 domain-containing protein, which encodes MRRTELGGWIAVGIVLAALAIPWFLWGSATVVAGLPIWLWWHIGWMVLASAVFWVFTQRAWGIGIETGGRDTDSLEGNRTRTERARDGRPGGDSP
- a CDS encoding sodium:solute symporter produces the protein MNAVTLQLSIIVGYLLIALAVGLVAYRLTDRIAEDFYLASRTLGTVVLLFTTFATLLSAFTFFAGPNIAYAQGPEWVLVMGLMDGIIFAILWYVVGYKQWLLGRQFGYVTLGEMLGDRFGSGWLRGLVAGVSLLWLFPYVMLQQVGAGTALEALTDGAVPYAAGAGLITAFMILYVVVAGMRGIAWTDTLQGAFMLVTTWVAVLWVLAAVGGPGAATDALASNPETGGFLSLGSDYYTVPWMLSTAITIGFGVAMFPQVNQRFFAAGSEAVFKRSFALWPILCVLLFVPSFMLGAWAAGLKVAVPEGANVLPLVLAEYTPTWFAALVIAGAMAAMMSSSDSMLLSGSSYFTRDLFRPIAAFFGVRLSERQEDLIARGGVVVFASAAFLASLGRPATLFELGDAAFSGFAQLALPVLLALYWRRITRAGITAGVVASQAFYVSSLFLSVVPGSYGGWSAGIVGMGLGLVVTVVASLLTSPAAAERRAIYFDRLGAD
- a CDS encoding helix-turn-helix domain-containing protein yields the protein MARLFPFRSDTAAEEGQPRVVDLEGEDADAVFGALSSTTARQIYSQLDDEPGTPSDIADAVDSSIQNVRYHLENLEDAGLVEVVDTWYSSRGNEMSVYATTDGPLIVTSDESRATQLKEALSRFIGGVGALAGGSLLVQYAMTQWLAPSGTGSTADGGTQPAGTTDDSSGGRTTDETAGDAGTETTDGGDAGAGAADEGDDLSAADIGTSDQNGSESASNGDAGGGGADSGFDADNETLQNATDGGAEAIETVFGSVPPGLLFFLGGLVVLLAITAYWYWYRPSY